The Phormidium yuhuli AB48 DNA window CTCATTGGAGATGTCCGCATAGAAGCGAACGTTCTTATCGCCCCAGGAACCTCCATTCGTGCCGATGAAGGCTCACCCTTCCACATTGGAGCCAACACCAACATTCAAGATGGCGTAGTCATCCATGGCTTAGAAGAAGGACGAGTGACCGGAGATGATGGAGAACTCTACTCCGTTTGGATTGGCAGAAATACTTGCATCACCCATATGTCCCTAATTCACGGGCCAGCCTATGTCGGCAATGACTGCTTTGTCGGCTTCCGTTCGACCGTGTTCAACGCCAAACTCGGAGATGGCTGCATTGTCATGATGCACGCCTTAATTCAAGACGTGGAAATTCCCCCAGGCAAATATATTCCCTCGGGAGCCGTCATCACCACCCCTCAAGCCGCCGAACGTCTCCCCGATGCCAACGATTCTGATCGCCATTTTTCCGAACATGTGGTGCAAGTTAATCAGGATCTCTTAGCCGGGTATCACTGCGCCGAGGATGCTGCCTGCGTAACGGCTATGCGGCCCAGAGGTCATTCTGGGAATGGCTCTCAACCTCCCTCGGGTTTAAATGGTCCCGTCTTAACACAAATTCGGCGCCAACTGGCTCAGGGGAATCATCTCGGTTTGGAATATGCCGATCGCCGCCGTTATCGTGCCAATTCCTGGAAAATCGGGCCTATATTTGAAAATAAGTCTGAATATGAGCTAATCAATGCAATTCAAGCCTATTTGGACGAGCATTCTGGGGATTATGTCCGCTTACTCGGGATTGAACCGCGAGAGAAAAAGCGACTGCTTGAGTTAGTGATTCAACGGCCCAATTGAGAAAACAGGCCGTTAAACCCGCCCAGCCAGAAGCAACCACCCGCAAGAATCGGGTGGTTTTTTCACGAAGCTCCCCAGCCAAGACGGCTCATTTTAGTGAGACACCCTAAGACACTAATACGCTTTAAAAGCTATAGCCAAATAGAAATTTGGATTCTAAAGTGCCTATTATTAAGTGTCTATTTTTGAGGACTCCTGACGAGCAACTCAGGAGTTAGTCCTCCGTGAGAGCATTACCGCGACGGTATTGAAGATAAGCAGCAACAAACAGGCCAGCCAAGGTGATGGGGACCAGGCCCAGAACGATACCGGCGAGTAAGGGTTCTACCA harbors:
- the petG gene encoding cytochrome b6-f complex subunit V, encoding MVEPLLAGIVLGLVPITLAGLFVAAYLQYRRGNALTED
- a CDS encoding ribulose bisphosphate carboxylase small subunit, whose product is MPFRHQANPPTPWDQDLEAPQIHHSDYVHPRATLIGDVRIEANVLIAPGTSIRADEGSPFHIGANTNIQDGVVIHGLEEGRVTGDDGELYSVWIGRNTCITHMSLIHGPAYVGNDCFVGFRSTVFNAKLGDGCIVMMHALIQDVEIPPGKYIPSGAVITTPQAAERLPDANDSDRHFSEHVVQVNQDLLAGYHCAEDAACVTAMRPRGHSGNGSQPPSGLNGPVLTQIRRQLAQGNHLGLEYADRRRYRANSWKIGPIFENKSEYELINAIQAYLDEHSGDYVRLLGIEPREKKRLLELVIQRPN